The following nucleotide sequence is from Coffea eugenioides isolate CCC68of chromosome 3, Ceug_1.0, whole genome shotgun sequence.
AATACATAATCTTCAGGGAAATTATATTCATCAGCATCTAGGGATGGTGGATGAATTTAACACTCAAGGTCAACatcttctatcttttttttttctgggtccATCATCAATTTTGACCTCTCATACAATATATATCCTAAGTCCATAAACGCGATCAGACATTGTCAGTTGTGTCCACCAAAATTGACATAATGTTATGCTGATACTCAAAGCTTGCATATAGGCGCCAATGCTACCCAGACTCGGGTAGGAAGTCCCACCAACATGGCTACTCTAGGAGTGCAAAACAAAGAGTCAAACACGGGTACGACAGGAAAGTGAAAAGCCTGGGTAACACAGCTTTAGGGAAATGAAGAGTAAAACTAACTCACGTGATCACTGCCGgcaaatccaaacacaaggtCTCAAGGCCACCATCCACCTCTCTGTCTACTACAGCTGTTTGTTTTTCCTTGTCCAGTACAACCttggggaaaaataaaaaagcatcAGTGCGTTGAAATGATATAAATCAGCAAGTACCGCACAAGGTGACATCAACAACAAGAATGCCTAAAGAGATAATTTCAAGTATAGTAGAATGAAGGAGATGCACATTATGGAGAACAAGGATATAAAGCAGAAAAGCATGCATTCTCATGTTTACTGCCTCAATGATGGATGAATACCAAAAATTTCACAGCCAGactttttgttgtgtgtgtgtgtgtgtggagGGGGGGTCAGTATCAAGCAAGGAAACAAGTGTGTGAAAAGTAAAAGCTAACATCACAGTATATTGCATTCCAGAACTAGTTCTTTTTGCTCTAAGCATTCTAGAAGTTCATCTTGTCAAGAAAACTGCACATACAAACAAAGAGTTATTGCGCAACAAGGCCAACCTTGGAAGCAAAGGTCCCCTGTGGCCACTTGAGAAGCCCCGCAATCATTTGACCTGTCTGGTTGCAATCATCATCAATTGCCTGCAAAAGTTTATAATTATCAACTACTACAATCCTAGACAAAGTTATAAGTTCTGCAAATGTATTAATTTAATCCATGATTTCAATTATGATCACCAATTGACATGGAAAACATATACAAGTGCTTAAAATTCACCCCtagcaaaagaaacaaaagtaagAACAACCACTTTCTATGCAACAGTAAATAATCAATCTAAAAGCACAGACAACAAGATTACAAGTAACATTTCGCTCCATAAATCAATTGCGAAAAGTCTTATCTGATTGTCCCTCCACTTCAAGACTATTCTACTTCAACATCAACTtgctatttaaaaaaaaaaaaaaaattgcactaTCATTAGAGCAAACATGCTCGTATAATGTTATTGTGCGAAATGTTTCTTGATcaacaaacaaaaattgaatCCAAGGTATCAATGGTAGTCCCATAGAACCAAAATCTTTGCCCAAGAACTCAGACAACAAAATTCAGCTTAAAGTTAAATGAGTAAACAATCTaccaaaaatcaaaataagCATCCAAAACAACTAAGAGGAATAGAACCTGGCTAACGAAATCATACTCAGCACAATCAAATTTTAGAACATCACGCTTTGAACCTATATATTAGCCGAAGTCCATCAAAATAATAGCAttctaaaaaaaagaagaagctaaAAACACTCTTGTCAAATACCCCAAAATCCCGTTTCAATCCTTCAACTTATCtcctgttaaaaaaaaaaaccaataacAAACTGAAAAGCAGGATATTACTAAACAAAGATGGCATTTTTTTAACTACGAGATGAAACAACGGatgaccaaaaattgaaaagcaaaaaaaaaacctgTTTGCCGAGAAAAATCAGCCCAGGCTTCTCAATTTCAACAAGGGCTTTAAGAATTTTTGCAACAGACAGAGGATAAAGAGTTCCTGGATAGTCCACATGGATAGCCCGATCAGCACCCATCGCTAAACCGGTTCTAATTGTATCCACAACTTGGGTCGGACCCATGCTGACAGCAATGACCTCCGAAGCCAGACCCGATTCCTTTATTCGGAGCGCTTCTTCCAATGCTATTTCACAAAACGGGTTCATTGACATCTTTACATTATTCGTCTCTACACCGCTCTGCAAATGATAACAATCAATCGAATTTGACAAGCAAAATGGACGAATTTAGGATTGAGCtggttttaaaaaatttagatagttttctatttctttttcctctcttcaCTGACCTTATCGGGTTTAACCCGGATTTTGACGGCATAGTCGATAACCCGTTTGATGGCTACCATGATCTTCATGGTTGCTCCGCTACGCTACTCTGCCTGTGCCTGTGTATTTTACAGTACTCGACAGTTGAGACCTTGACGAGGACGGTTGGTAAATGCATGGCGGGTTTTTTACGGTCTAGATCGAGCCACATCAGCAAATCAGCCGGTCATGACCAAATTTGACTGCTGtggagaagggaaaaaaatatttttgactttGACAGTAACTGGCCCCAATCCAAACGATTAACCGTAAAGTGCAAACAATTAAGGGATTTGACGATGGTTCATTTCTTGAAATCTAATCATGGTTAATTGGTTATATGCCCACAGTTCCACCTGTTCATGGTCCATTTTAGGGGTGAGGGAAATTTAGGATGGTATCGATTAGGTATTTTTGAaggtatttttcaaaaaaaaaaagtagattatatattttaaaaactcttcACTATTTTAGGGggtttttaaaatttgaaattttattgaatattttttaaaaaaaaatttatataatctTTTACCACCACTCATCATACTGCATCCATCGCTACCATTGCCCCTTCCTACTCCTTCCTTCTTCCGCTTTCCCCCTCTTCCTCCTATTCCCAACAACCCTCCTTTCCTTTGGTCGTTGCAACCAATTGATCAATTATTTAATCAGCATAATTAGGATATAAATTTGAGAAACAAATGATGTTTGAAttaccaaaaaaatttaaagcacTCCATTTTGGCTTTGAAAGGAGGATGGAGTGCCTCAAACATTTTCAAGAGTGCCAATatcctttatatatatatatataggaattGTTGTATGATTTGGGTGATTTTCATCTGAGGTTTGTGGGACATTTTGGAAATGGTAAAATTGTAATAGCATTGATTAAGCAAAGCACACAGTGCACAAGTTTCTGCTAGCTAATTTCGCATGGTTTACCTACTGTAAACTTTGATGGCTAATGGTTTGGCTGCTTCGCCATTGATTTAGCAAAGTGcatagaaaaaatgaaatgaacTCCTCTCAAATATGTTCAGCTAAATTGATTATGcaaattaaatgcatttaagaCAATATTAGTGCGCTAAAGGTAAAGATGAATGCTTGAATTGTAACTGTAAAAAGACCGTCTTCTTCATACTTAAAGCTCAAGAACCATTAGTTTAGCTCTTGCAACAAATGGCACTTATTTGAATAAGTAATTGCAACACGTTGATGAGACCATTAAAgtgtgaaaagtgaaaaatcaTTTGGGGTGAATGTTACAAGAGTAACTTGAAGACCTCCTATCTTCTTCAGTATTTGCTAGTCAATTTGTAAAGTAGATTACAATAATGGCTGTTGTTAAGATACAAAATTATGGATTCAGATGGCTTTGTTACACAAAATCATAGTTGGGTTTGTAGATGTATGCTGAATTTTGCTCTTGCTTTCTGGTCTATGGGATGTATAACTTCCATTCAACAACCGAAATTGTGAATAAGCGTCTGTGCTTGCTATTGTAGGAGGGTGAAGTATGGAGAGATTTTGCTCTTAGATTGCACTTTGTAACTCAAGGTACAGGGTAACTCTATATTCCCACTTGATGCATGTCATTTGTTGATAAAATGTGATTACAAGTGTACTTAATCCACTTGAATTGTGTGATCCAATAAACAAGTGTGTGAATGATTGTTCcactttgaaaattatattgCAATTGATGCAATTCGTCGGTTCAATAGTTAAGTGACCCAGATCTTGTGTGTGGATAAAAATTGCCATTTGAATAGACAAGTGGCTATATTTACATGCTCAGTTATTTTTGTACTGAATTTCGTAGACTTGATAATtgcttgatacaagttagtgtTTGTAATGAGGAAAATTAATTTCCCCTCTAATTATTTGTagatgcatgttttgatcaaaataatgATTTGTAGTTGTAGTAGTTAAGCAAACAAATGGTATATTTAGATTTCTTATGTTTAACTTAAGGGCATGTGAGTTGAAATTTAGGATGGATTGAACAAACAATATCGATAAACTTAATGCTAAGAAGTAACTTCGAAATCAAAAGGTAAGAAAAAGATATGCATTGTTATCAACGGAAGAAAAAGATAAAGTAcgataaaaacaatgaaaaataaGCATAAAGCGTAGAAAATACAAATTCAATCTGTCGAGACTATTGAACAGAACAATGGTCTCGATTGAACAATCCAACTTTATTTGAAAGATTAAATGTATGGAAAAAAGATACATATCACAACACCATCAGCTTCCATTTGTATTAGACATCTTTATCTTTATACTATACTAAAAGCGGGAGttcggattgctacagtgaatTTGGGCTGGTTATAGTGCGATTTGTGTGAGCTTGAGGGGCGGTTTGGTCTTTTGTCATTCAGTGGTGGTGGCTTTGCTGGAAATTCACTTCTGTCCGCGTG
It contains:
- the LOC113765470 gene encoding electron transfer flavoprotein subunit beta, mitochondrial isoform X1; its protein translation is MKIMVAIKRVIDYAVKIRVKPDKSGVETNNVKMSMNPFCEIALEEALRIKESGLASEVIAVSMGPTQVVDTIRTGLAMGADRAIHVDYPGTLYPLSVAKILKALVEIEKPGLIFLGKQAIDDDCNQTGQMIAGLLKWPQGTFASKVVLDKEKQTAVVDREVDGGLETLCLDLPAVITADLRLNQPRYATLPNIMKAKSKVIKKLTPEDLKVEIKSDIEVVKVTEPPKRKAGVLVSSVDELIDKLKNEARVV
- the LOC113765470 gene encoding electron transfer flavoprotein subunit beta, mitochondrial isoform X2 is translated as MKIMVAIKRVIDYAVKIRVKPDKSGVETNNVKMSMNPFCEIALEEALRIKESGLASEVIAVSMGPTQVVDTIRTGLAMGADRAIHVDYPGTLYPLSVAKILKALVEIEKPGLIFLGKQAIDDDCNQTGQMIAGLLKWPQGTFASKVVLDKEKQTAVVDREVDGGLETLCLDLPAVITHVGGTSYPSLGSIGAYMQALSISITLCQFWWTQLTMSDRVYGLRIYIV